A region of Pseudomonas putida DNA encodes the following proteins:
- a CDS encoding nitroreductase family protein, whose translation MSATPRIADYAINEQFINRWSPRAFTAEPISEETLLSFLEAARWAPSAYNSQPWRFLYARRDTPNWERYLNLLVPFNRSWAQQASALVLIISKTTFAAPGAAEESPALWHTFDTGSAWGHLALQASISGWHTHGMAGFDKALARSELKVPEGYELHAMVAIGKLGDKATLAEALQAREVPSPRRPLSELAAEGDFSL comes from the coding sequence ATGAGCGCCACCCCCCGTATTGCCGATTACGCGATCAACGAGCAGTTCATCAACCGCTGGTCGCCCCGCGCCTTCACTGCCGAGCCGATCAGCGAAGAGACCCTGCTGAGCTTCCTGGAAGCCGCGCGCTGGGCGCCTTCGGCGTACAACTCGCAGCCTTGGCGCTTCCTTTATGCCCGCCGCGATACGCCGAACTGGGAGCGTTACCTGAACCTGCTGGTGCCGTTCAACCGCAGCTGGGCGCAACAGGCGTCGGCGTTGGTGCTGATCATCTCCAAGACCACCTTCGCAGCGCCTGGCGCCGCCGAAGAAAGCCCGGCCCTGTGGCACACCTTCGACACCGGTTCCGCCTGGGGGCATTTGGCCCTGCAGGCCAGCATCAGCGGCTGGCACACCCACGGCATGGCCGGTTTCGACAAGGCACTGGCGCGCAGCGAACTGAAGGTGCCGGAGGGCTACGAGCTGCATGCCATGGTGGCGATCGGCAAACTGGGCGACAAGGCGACCTTGGCCGAGGCGTTGCAAGCGCGTGAAGTGCCGAGCCCGCGCCGGCCGCTGAGCGAGCTGGCGGCTGAGGGTGATTTTAGCCTGTAA
- the rnd gene encoding ribonuclease D yields the protein MAIEIHWIRDDQTLAELCRSWRELPFVALDTEFMRVDTFYPKAGLIQIGDGQRAFLIDPLLIKDWQPLADLLEDSGVVKVLHACSEDLEVLLRLTGKLPQPLFDTQLAAGYLNLGFSMGYSRLVQDVLGLELPKGETRSDWLQRPLSETQISYAAEDAVHLAELFIALRPRLSDDKYAWVLEDGAELVAQLRREVVPESLYRDVKLAWKLAPQQLAVLRELCAWREREARNRDVPRNRILKEHSLWPMAKSQPSNLSALAKIDEMHPRTIRQDGECLVQLIKRAASLPADQWPQVLPEPLPIEAAGIIKQLRAIGQAEGERLGIAPELMLRKKTLEALLKSGYPNGPYQLPDSLRGWRRERMGQALLDNLAGAGETQ from the coding sequence GTGGCCATCGAAATACACTGGATCCGTGACGACCAGACCCTGGCCGAACTCTGCCGAAGCTGGCGCGAACTGCCCTTCGTAGCGCTCGACACCGAATTCATGCGGGTAGACACCTTCTACCCCAAAGCGGGGCTGATCCAGATCGGCGACGGTCAACGTGCCTTTCTGATCGACCCGCTGCTGATCAAGGACTGGCAGCCCTTGGCCGATCTGCTCGAAGACAGCGGTGTGGTCAAGGTGCTGCACGCTTGCAGCGAAGACCTCGAAGTGTTGCTGCGCCTGACTGGCAAGTTGCCTCAGCCACTGTTCGACACGCAGTTGGCCGCCGGTTACCTGAACCTGGGCTTCTCCATGGGCTACTCGCGCCTGGTTCAGGACGTGCTGGGGCTCGAGTTGCCCAAGGGGGAAACCCGCTCCGACTGGTTGCAGCGCCCGCTTTCCGAAACCCAGATCAGCTACGCCGCCGAAGATGCCGTGCACCTGGCCGAGCTGTTCATCGCCCTGCGTCCGCGTCTGTCCGACGACAAGTACGCGTGGGTGCTGGAGGACGGCGCTGAACTGGTTGCCCAGTTGCGCCGCGAAGTCGTGCCCGAGAGCCTGTACCGCGACGTCAAGCTGGCCTGGAAGCTTGCGCCCCAGCAGTTGGCGGTGTTGCGCGAGCTGTGCGCCTGGCGCGAGCGCGAGGCACGCAACCGTGATGTGCCGCGCAACCGCATTCTCAAGGAGCACTCGCTGTGGCCGATGGCCAAGTCCCAGCCGTCCAACCTGTCGGCGCTGGCCAAGATCGACGAGATGCACCCGCGCACCATCCGCCAGGACGGTGAATGCCTCGTCCAGCTGATCAAGCGTGCTGCCAGCCTGCCCGCCGATCAGTGGCCGCAGGTTCTGCCCGAGCCGCTGCCGATCGAAGCGGCCGGCATCATCAAGCAGCTGCGCGCCATTGGCCAGGCCGAAGGTGAGCGTCTGGGCATTGCCCCAGAGCTGATGCTGCGCAAGAAGACCCTGGAAGCGCTGCTCAAGAGCGGCTACCCCAATGGCCCCTATCAACTGCCCGATTCGCTGCGCGGCTGGCGTCGCGAGCGCATGGGCCAGGCCCTGCTGGACAACCTGGCAGGTGCCGGAGAGACCCAATGA
- a CDS encoding IS110 family transposase, translating to MSSSVGIDVSSATLAVHIRPEGVNFSVSNDLKGFQLLVEKLGGYAISMVLLEATGGYECNVLKALQDADFPVCRINPSRARDFAKSMGKRAKTDPIDAAVLAHLAEVMPPRPCQVMTPERALLRELLMQRDRFVQQRDDDKRRLKQARAPSVCLRLEQHIAYLKGEIRALEQEIAQQAAALPDDRVKQLTQVKGIGLITAGKLMALLPELGQVDKKEIAALVGVAPFNQDSGKQSGKRSIWGGRSQVRRALYMACWVVIRHNKDFCERYKALRAQGKCAKVSVVACMRVLIVRLNAMLKTGTPWKEQIAHS from the coding sequence ATGTCTTCCTCTGTCGGCATCGATGTTTCCAGTGCCACACTTGCTGTTCACATCCGTCCTGAGGGGGTGAACTTCAGTGTTTCCAATGACTTGAAGGGATTCCAACTGCTCGTCGAAAAGCTTGGCGGGTATGCAATTTCAATGGTCTTGCTCGAAGCTACCGGTGGCTACGAGTGCAATGTCCTCAAAGCGCTGCAGGATGCCGATTTTCCGGTTTGCCGGATCAATCCCAGTCGTGCCCGGGACTTTGCCAAGTCGATGGGTAAACGCGCCAAGACCGATCCCATTGACGCAGCTGTTTTGGCTCACCTGGCTGAAGTTATGCCCCCACGGCCTTGCCAGGTGATGACACCCGAGCGGGCTTTGCTGCGCGAACTGCTTATGCAGCGGGATCGCTTCGTCCAACAGCGCGACGATGACAAGCGGCGCCTGAAGCAGGCGCGGGCTCCCAGTGTTTGTTTGCGGTTGGAACAACACATCGCCTATCTGAAGGGTGAAATTCGAGCGCTGGAACAAGAGATCGCACAGCAGGCAGCAGCTTTGCCTGATGACCGGGTTAAACAGCTCACTCAAGTCAAAGGAATTGGTCTGATTACTGCCGGAAAGCTGATGGCCTTGCTGCCAGAGCTGGGCCAGGTGGATAAGAAGGAAATTGCCGCCTTGGTCGGTGTTGCGCCGTTCAACCAGGACAGCGGCAAGCAGTCGGGCAAGCGTTCAATCTGGGGGGGGCGCTCACAAGTCAGGCGGGCGCTCTATATGGCCTGCTGGGTGGTGATACGGCACAACAAGGACTTCTGCGAGCGCTACAAAGCACTGCGAGCCCAGGGGAAGTGCGCGAAAGTATCGGTGGTGGCGTGTATGCGAGTATTGATAGTGAGGCTAAATGCGATGCTCAAGACCGGAACGCCCTGGAAGGAGCAAATAGCTCATTCGTAG
- a CDS encoding YcgL domain-containing protein, translating to MKRICSIYKSPRKNEMYLYVLKAEGLERVPEALLPYFGTPVHAFDLVLSPERKLAREDIVKVLENLDNQGYHLQMPPVEDEYIEHLPEELLRRNDPV from the coding sequence ATGAAACGTATCTGCTCAATCTACAAGAGCCCCCGCAAGAACGAAATGTACCTGTATGTGCTCAAGGCCGAAGGCCTGGAGCGCGTGCCCGAGGCCCTGCTGCCGTACTTCGGCACCCCGGTGCATGCCTTCGACCTGGTGCTGAGCCCCGAGCGCAAGCTGGCGCGCGAGGACATCGTCAAGGTGCTGGAAAACCTCGACAACCAGGGCTATCACCTGCAGATGCCGCCGGTCGAAGACGAGTACATCGAGCACCTGCCCGAAGAGCTGCTGCGCCGTAACGACCCGGTCTGA
- a CDS encoding D-2-hydroxyacid dehydrogenase, which produces MRVLIAEQDHANYAQLLGQAAPDLEILTSSDSAELALQAPQCSVWLGQPDLLASLLRQGHTPAWMQSTWAGITPLLADGLPRDYRLTRAVGIFGQVMAEYVLTYLLGHEREVLSRLVSQVERRWDDRPGGTLEGRQVLIVGTGDIGQRVAEFLQPFGVTLYGIASSARAQAPFVEVAGLADLPRRVEQADYVINLLPDTPATHDLYDAALFQRFKPTALFINAGRGVAVVDGDLVEALKQGHLAGAVIDVCRQEPLPQRHPFWTAWGLLLTGHSSAPTSPAAMVRLFVENVRAYEAGQGLRGEVDFTRGY; this is translated from the coding sequence ATGCGCGTTCTGATCGCCGAACAGGATCATGCCAATTACGCCCAGCTGTTGGGCCAGGCGGCCCCTGACCTGGAAATCCTGACCAGCAGTGACTCTGCCGAGCTGGCGCTCCAGGCGCCGCAGTGCTCGGTGTGGCTGGGCCAGCCTGACTTGCTGGCGAGCCTGCTGCGCCAGGGCCACACGCCAGCCTGGATGCAGTCGACCTGGGCGGGCATCACGCCGCTGCTGGCCGACGGTTTGCCACGGGATTACCGCCTGACGCGTGCGGTCGGCATTTTTGGCCAGGTGATGGCGGAGTACGTGCTCACCTACCTGCTTGGCCACGAGCGCGAAGTGCTGTCGCGCCTGGTGAGCCAGGTCGAGCGGCGCTGGGACGACCGCCCTGGCGGGACGCTGGAGGGGCGCCAGGTGTTGATCGTCGGCACCGGCGATATCGGCCAGCGCGTGGCTGAGTTTCTCCAGCCATTTGGCGTCACCCTGTACGGTATCGCCAGCAGCGCCCGTGCGCAGGCGCCGTTCGTTGAGGTGGCCGGGCTGGCTGACCTACCGCGCAGGGTCGAACAGGCGGATTACGTGATCAACCTGCTGCCGGACACGCCCGCTACCCATGATCTGTACGATGCGGCGCTGTTCCAGCGCTTCAAGCCCACGGCGTTGTTCATCAATGCCGGGCGTGGGGTGGCGGTGGTCGATGGCGACTTGGTCGAAGCACTCAAGCAAGGCCATTTGGCGGGCGCGGTGATCGATGTGTGCCGCCAGGAGCCGCTGCCCCAGCGTCATCCGTTCTGGACTGCCTGGGGGCTGCTGCTGACCGGGCACAGCTCGGCGCCCACCTCGCCGGCGGCGATGGTGCGGTTGTTTGTCGAGAATGTGCGGGCGTATGAGGCGGGGCAGGGGTTGCGTGGGGAAGTGGACTTCACCCGGGGTTATTGA